In Streptomyces sp. NBC_00433, a single genomic region encodes these proteins:
- a CDS encoding SDR family NAD(P)-dependent oxidoreductase, translated as MQEQDDAVAVIGLGCRLPQAPDPAAFWRLLTEDRSAIGEVPAGRWDGGDDGDLPAAVRTGGFIDGVDLFDPAFFRLSPREATAMDPQQRLMLELGWESLEDAGIRPADLRGSTTGVFFGAMADDYATIARRGGHRAITRHTLAGLERGLMANRLSYVLGLRGPSLTVDTGQSSSLVAVHLAVESLRSGRSELALAGGVHLNLVPDSAVSAHRFGALSPDGRCRVFDADANGYVRGEGGGVVVLKPLRRALEDGDDVYCVIRGSAVNNAGAAAGLTVPSAPAQEEVLRGAHAAAGTDPAATQYVELHGTGTRVGDPVEAAALGAVFGEGRTAGAGPLLVGSAKTNVGHLEGAAGVVGLLKAALSIKHRRIPASLNLATPNPAVPPTVRVATATAPWPHPDRPLIAGVSSFGMGGTNCHLVLTDAPRLPAAAAEAEPPAPAVLPWPVSGRDAAALRGQAARLGEHVVAHPEHSVAALGRSLAEGRTAFAERAVVVADGRDGYVRALDALAHGGDDPAVVRGTATDGPHRTAFLFGGQGGQRVGMGRGLHAAFPVYARAFDAVCAQFDRHLDLDLRELVLAEPGSDPSGLIDRTAYTQPALFALEVALHRLLEHLGLVPDLLAGHSVGEVAAAHAAGTLSLPDAVTLVAARGRLMQELPAGGAMVAVQAAPDEVAALLAAYAGRAAVAALNGPASVVVAGEEAAVLAVTGELAARGRKTRRLRVSHAFHSPLMDPMLEAFGEVVAGLDLRPPTLPVVSTLTGAPADPERFATPGYWVEHARGTVRFADAVGSLRALGATTFLELGPDGALSGMVRGCLDDPATAALPTLRGDRPETAVLATALAHAHVRGLPVDFGALYGAGTRRVALPTYAFQRARYWLGTAAAPAPAPAPVPAAEPAEPSEPAAAPDAAADPLELVRTNLALVLGHVTTDVVDVDRAFSELGLDSLGAVELADRIGLLTGVDLPPEEIFNHPTAALLARHLGGLRGGPAAVQDGEAPAWAADPAEPIAIVGMACRYPGGVEGPEDLWELVRTGGDAITDFPKGRGWDLGSLFDADPDKPGTSSARAGGFLHDADRFDPAFFGISPREAAAMDPQQRLLLETSWEALERAGVVPQSLRGSSTAVFVGAMSQEYGPRLHEPALGYDGYLLTGSTASVASGRIAYTLGLHGPALTVDTACSSSLVATHLAARALRQGECSLALAGGATVMATPGMFVEFSRQHGLSPDGRCKAFSADADGTGWSEGVGLLVLERLSDARRNGRTVLAVLRGSAVNQDGASNGLTAPNGLAQERVIRQALADARLAPADVDAVEAHGTGTTLGDPIEARALMAVYGAGRPAGRPLRLGSLKSNLGHAQAAAGVGGVIKTVMALRHGLLPRTLHAGTPTPRVDWSAGGVSLLTEAAPWPGGAADRPRRAAVSSFGISGTNAHVILELPLDDPAFGPLGDAPAGPAADSDPDGAPGAVALPLSAKDPGALREQAARVRALLESGTAGAADVGHALATARSHFEHRAVVVGGSAAELAGALGGLRDGETPAGVVTGRAEAPGRTVFVFPGQGSQWRGMGLELLDSSADFARRMHECDAALAPYTGWSVLEVLRGEPDAPPVERVDVVQPLLFAVMVSLAEVWRAHGVEPDAVVGHSQGEIAAACVAGALDLDTAARISALRSQAVAALSGLGGMASVPLPAGEVERRLAHHGGELGIAVTNGPASTVVSGDAAALDELLDALKAEEVDARRIDVDYASHSGHVEALRDRLAAELAGITGSASATPFYSTVSADLFDTAGLDTDYWFRNLRHTVRFDETIRRLYADGHRSFVEISPHPVLVTAIQDTLRETAPDDGVGADAWGTLRRNDGGRRRFLASLGQAHVRGLAVDWDAVFAGHSTGPVDLPTYPFQRQRYWLDAPAPAGDAPGLEPAGHPLLAAALDLADGGGLVLTGRLSLPTHEWLADHAVRGTVLLAATAFADLALHAARRAGCGQVEELTLHAPLALGPQDAVQIQVTVGAPDADGRRPVGVHARPQAPAGQAADPAGWTCHADGTLAPEAGTGRVLDGSWPPPGAQALDVTDAYDRLAALGYEYGPGFQGLRAAWRKGDEVYADIALPAGPDDPQDAAGGFEVHPALLDAALHPLVLFAVGHDEPGIVLPYSWGGLTLHATGASALRVRIAPAGTGGGDTFVLDAADPDGAPVVSVAALATRIADGEQFGAARRPSGTPLFHVEWSEAPAAPDRREEPALRWSLLDGSRTAAPAADVYVLRDATPQSEPDQPAATHRATASVLALVQAWLADDRLAESRLVVATRGAVAARDGEDLRDLAASALWGLLRVAQTEHPGRIVLLDTDPRLPAPAADPQPAGAGPVPAPAAARAAAPADPGGDRWWERYAAALAAGEPQLAERDGLLLAPRLARVAADLPAAPQDGAPWRLEPAPGARGDLDAVALARRPELGRPLEPGEVRVSLRAAGLNFRDVVVTLGMVDDGRAMCGEGAGVVLETGPGVTDLAPGDRVMGLFFAGVGPVTVTDRRHLAPVPAGWSFAQAATVPIVFITAYHGLADLAGLKPGDSLLLHAATGGVGMAALQLAEHWGAEVYATAGRPKHATLRALGISADRIADSRTLAFEDAFRAAAPGGMDVVLNSLAGDFTDASLRLTAHGGRFIEIGKTDIRDADDVAAAHPGVAYRAFDILDAGPDRIQQILADLGALFDSGVLRPLPLRSWDVRRTGRALRYLGAARHTGKVVLSLPRELDPDGTVLITGGTGTLGLLLARHLATDHGVRRLLLVSRRGAAAEGAAGITEELAALGAEVSVAACDAADRGELTAVLDAIPAEHPLTAVVHAAGVLDDTTIASLTPGQLESVLRPKVDAAWNLHRLTEGRDLAAFVLFSSIAGVLGSPGQANYAAANAFLDALAHHRHANGLPATSIAWGYWAEASGMTAHLTGQDSARMARGGQLPLATGQAFLLFDEAVAHRSAATVAARFDHAALGVQDSGIPALLRGLVRAPVRRAAAAPRETPLSLAQRLAAGGTDPQRVLLDLVRAHAAAVLGHGDPEHIAVGRSFKEAGFDSLTAVEFRNRITAATELRLPATLVFDHPTPTAVADFLLDRLAPAAAPPRATLTADLDRIEAALGSLGADEPERAAAADRLRELVGRFAGDLPWTAAGAAHDYASASDEDLFNALDSDPLMRQVGNDY; from the coding sequence ATGCAGGAGCAGGACGACGCGGTCGCGGTCATCGGGCTGGGGTGCAGGCTGCCGCAGGCCCCGGACCCCGCGGCGTTCTGGCGCCTGCTGACGGAGGACCGCAGCGCGATCGGCGAGGTCCCGGCGGGGCGCTGGGACGGCGGCGACGACGGCGACCTGCCGGCCGCCGTACGCACCGGCGGCTTCATCGACGGGGTCGACCTCTTCGACCCGGCCTTCTTCCGGCTCTCGCCCAGGGAAGCCACCGCGATGGACCCGCAGCAGCGGCTGATGCTGGAGCTGGGCTGGGAGTCGCTGGAGGACGCCGGCATCCGCCCCGCCGACCTGCGCGGCAGCACCACCGGCGTCTTCTTCGGCGCGATGGCCGACGACTACGCCACCATCGCGCGGCGCGGCGGGCACCGGGCGATCACCCGGCACACCCTCGCCGGCCTGGAGCGCGGGCTGATGGCGAACCGGCTCTCGTACGTCCTCGGACTGCGCGGCCCGAGCCTGACCGTCGACACCGGGCAGTCCTCGTCGCTGGTCGCCGTCCACCTGGCGGTGGAGAGCCTGCGCTCGGGCCGCAGCGAACTCGCCCTGGCCGGCGGCGTGCACCTCAACCTCGTACCCGACAGCGCGGTCAGCGCCCACCGCTTCGGCGCACTGTCGCCCGACGGCCGATGTCGGGTCTTCGACGCGGACGCCAACGGCTACGTGCGGGGCGAGGGCGGCGGCGTGGTCGTCCTCAAGCCGCTGCGCAGGGCGCTGGAGGACGGCGACGACGTCTACTGCGTGATACGCGGCAGCGCCGTCAACAACGCAGGAGCCGCCGCCGGCCTGACCGTGCCGAGCGCCCCCGCCCAGGAGGAGGTGCTGCGCGGCGCCCACGCCGCGGCGGGCACCGACCCGGCGGCCACGCAGTACGTCGAACTGCACGGCACCGGGACCAGGGTGGGCGACCCGGTCGAGGCGGCCGCGCTCGGCGCGGTCTTCGGCGAGGGCCGCACCGCCGGGGCCGGGCCGCTGCTGGTCGGCTCGGCCAAGACCAACGTCGGCCACCTGGAAGGCGCGGCCGGAGTCGTCGGCCTGCTCAAGGCGGCGCTGAGCATCAAGCACCGGCGCATCCCGGCCAGCCTCAACCTGGCCACCCCGAACCCCGCGGTCCCGCCCACCGTGCGGGTCGCGACCGCCACCGCACCCTGGCCGCACCCCGACCGGCCGCTGATCGCCGGGGTCAGCTCCTTCGGCATGGGCGGCACGAACTGCCACCTCGTCCTGACCGACGCCCCCCGCCTGCCGGCCGCCGCCGCGGAAGCGGAACCGCCCGCCCCCGCCGTGCTGCCCTGGCCGGTGTCGGGACGCGACGCCGCCGCGCTGCGCGGGCAGGCGGCGCGCTTGGGCGAGCACGTCGTCGCGCACCCCGAGCACTCCGTCGCCGCCCTCGGCAGGTCGCTCGCCGAGGGCAGGACCGCGTTCGCCGAGCGGGCGGTCGTCGTCGCCGACGGCCGGGACGGCTACGTCCGCGCGCTCGACGCCCTCGCGCACGGCGGCGACGACCCCGCCGTCGTCCGGGGCACCGCGACCGACGGGCCGCACCGGACGGCCTTCCTCTTCGGCGGGCAGGGCGGGCAGCGGGTCGGCATGGGCCGCGGCCTGCACGCCGCCTTCCCGGTCTACGCGCGCGCATTCGACGCCGTCTGCGCGCAGTTCGACCGGCACCTCGACCTGGACCTGCGCGAACTCGTCCTCGCGGAGCCCGGATCCGACCCGTCGGGGCTGATCGACCGGACCGCGTACACCCAACCCGCCCTTTTCGCACTCGAAGTGGCGCTGCACCGGCTGCTCGAGCACCTCGGCCTGGTGCCGGACCTGCTCGCCGGGCACTCCGTCGGCGAAGTGGCCGCCGCCCACGCCGCGGGCACGCTGTCGCTGCCGGACGCCGTCACGCTGGTGGCCGCGCGCGGGCGGCTGATGCAGGAACTGCCCGCAGGCGGCGCCATGGTGGCAGTACAGGCGGCGCCCGACGAGGTCGCGGCCCTGCTCGCCGCCTACGCGGGACGGGCCGCCGTCGCGGCGCTCAACGGGCCCGCGTCGGTGGTCGTCGCAGGCGAGGAGGCCGCCGTGCTCGCCGTCACCGGCGAACTGGCCGCCCGCGGGCGGAAGACCAGGCGGCTGCGGGTCAGCCACGCCTTCCACTCCCCGCTCATGGACCCGATGCTGGAGGCCTTCGGCGAGGTGGTGGCGGGCCTCGACCTGCGCCCGCCGACGCTGCCCGTGGTCTCCACGCTGACCGGCGCCCCGGCCGACCCCGAGCGCTTCGCCACCCCCGGCTACTGGGTCGAACACGCCCGCGGCACCGTGCGGTTCGCCGACGCGGTCGGCTCGCTGCGCGCGCTCGGCGCGACGACCTTCCTCGAACTCGGGCCGGACGGCGCCCTGTCGGGCATGGTCCGCGGCTGCCTCGACGACCCGGCCACGGCCGCGCTGCCCACGCTGCGGGGCGACCGGCCGGAGACGGCCGTCCTGGCCACCGCCCTGGCGCACGCCCATGTGCGGGGCCTGCCGGTGGACTTCGGCGCGCTCTACGGCGCAGGCACGCGCCGGGTGGCGCTGCCGACGTACGCCTTCCAGCGCGCGCGGTACTGGCTCGGGACCGCGGCCGCCCCCGCCCCCGCACCTGCCCCCGTGCCCGCCGCCGAGCCGGCCGAGCCTTCCGAGCCGGCGGCCGCGCCGGACGCCGCCGCCGACCCGCTGGAGCTGGTACGCACCAACCTGGCGCTCGTCCTCGGCCATGTCACCACCGACGTGGTCGACGTGGACCGCGCCTTCAGCGAACTCGGCCTCGACTCGCTCGGCGCCGTCGAACTCGCCGACAGGATCGGCCTCCTGACCGGCGTCGACCTGCCGCCCGAGGAGATCTTCAACCACCCCACCGCCGCCCTGCTCGCCCGGCACCTCGGCGGGCTGCGCGGCGGGCCGGCCGCCGTCCAGGACGGCGAAGCCCCCGCGTGGGCCGCGGACCCCGCCGAGCCGATCGCCATCGTCGGGATGGCCTGCCGCTACCCCGGCGGCGTCGAGGGCCCCGAGGACCTGTGGGAGCTGGTGCGCACCGGCGGCGACGCCATCACGGACTTCCCCAAGGGCCGCGGCTGGGACCTCGGTTCGCTCTTCGACGCCGACCCCGACAAGCCCGGTACGTCCTCCGCGCGGGCCGGCGGCTTCCTGCACGACGCCGACCGGTTCGACCCCGCCTTCTTCGGCATCAGCCCGCGCGAGGCCGCCGCGATGGACCCGCAGCAGCGGCTGCTCCTTGAGACGTCCTGGGAGGCGCTGGAGCGGGCCGGTGTCGTACCGCAGTCACTGCGCGGCAGCAGCACCGCGGTCTTCGTCGGCGCGATGTCGCAGGAGTACGGCCCGCGGCTGCACGAACCCGCGCTCGGCTACGACGGCTACCTGCTCACCGGCAGCACCGCGAGCGTCGCCTCGGGCCGCATCGCCTACACCCTCGGCCTGCACGGGCCCGCGCTCACCGTGGACACCGCCTGCTCGTCCTCGCTGGTGGCCACCCACCTCGCGGCGCGGGCACTGCGCCAGGGCGAGTGCTCGCTCGCGCTCGCGGGCGGCGCCACCGTGATGGCCACGCCCGGGATGTTCGTGGAGTTCAGCCGCCAGCACGGGCTGTCGCCCGACGGCCGCTGCAAGGCCTTCTCCGCCGACGCCGACGGCACAGGATGGTCCGAGGGCGTCGGCCTGCTCGTCCTTGAGCGGCTCTCCGACGCGCGCCGCAACGGCCGTACGGTGCTCGCCGTGCTGCGCGGCTCCGCGGTCAACCAGGACGGCGCCAGCAACGGCCTCACCGCGCCCAACGGCCTCGCCCAGGAACGCGTCATCCGCCAGGCGCTCGCCGACGCCCGCCTCGCCCCCGCCGACGTGGACGCCGTCGAGGCCCACGGGACCGGCACGACGCTCGGCGACCCCATCGAGGCCCGTGCCCTGATGGCCGTCTACGGCGCCGGCCGCCCGGCCGGCCGCCCGCTGCGCCTCGGCTCCCTCAAGTCCAACCTCGGCCATGCGCAGGCCGCCGCCGGAGTCGGCGGAGTGATCAAGACGGTGATGGCCCTGCGCCACGGACTGCTCCCCAGGACCCTGCACGCCGGCACCCCGACCCCCCGGGTCGACTGGTCCGCGGGCGGGGTGTCCCTGCTGACCGAGGCCGCCCCCTGGCCCGGCGGCGCCGCCGACCGCCCGCGCCGGGCGGCGGTCTCCTCCTTCGGCATCAGCGGCACGAACGCCCACGTCATCCTCGAACTGCCGCTGGACGACCCGGCTTTCGGACCGCTGGGCGACGCCCCCGCCGGGCCCGCCGCCGACAGCGACCCGGACGGCGCGCCCGGCGCCGTGGCCCTGCCGCTGTCCGCCAAGGACCCCGGGGCGCTGCGCGAGCAGGCCGCCCGGGTCCGCGCGCTGCTGGAGAGCGGCACCGCGGGCGCCGCCGACGTCGGGCACGCGCTGGCCACCGCCCGCAGCCACTTCGAGCACCGGGCCGTCGTGGTCGGCGGGTCCGCGGCGGAACTGGCGGGCGCGCTCGGCGGGCTGCGGGACGGCGAGACCCCGGCCGGGGTGGTCACCGGACGGGCCGAGGCGCCGGGCCGCACCGTCTTCGTCTTCCCCGGACAGGGCTCGCAGTGGCGCGGCATGGGACTCGAACTGCTCGACTCCAGCGCGGACTTCGCCCGCAGGATGCACGAGTGCGACGCCGCGCTCGCGCCGTACACCGGGTGGTCGGTGCTCGAGGTGCTGCGCGGCGAGCCGGACGCGCCGCCGGTGGAGCGCGTCGACGTGGTCCAGCCGCTGCTCTTCGCCGTGATGGTCTCGCTCGCCGAGGTGTGGCGCGCGCACGGCGTCGAACCCGACGCGGTCGTCGGGCACTCGCAGGGCGAGATCGCCGCCGCCTGCGTGGCCGGCGCACTCGACCTCGACACGGCGGCCAGGATCAGCGCCCTGCGCAGCCAGGCCGTGGCCGCGCTGTCCGGGCTCGGCGGCATGGCCTCCGTGCCGCTGCCCGCGGGCGAGGTCGAACGGCGGCTCGCCCACCACGGCGGGGAATTGGGCATCGCGGTGACCAACGGCCCCGCCTCCACGGTGGTTTCCGGCGACGCGGCCGCGCTGGACGAACTGCTCGACGCCCTCAAGGCGGAGGAGGTCGACGCCCGCCGCATCGACGTCGACTACGCCTCGCACTCCGGCCACGTGGAGGCCCTGCGCGACCGGCTCGCGGCGGAGTTGGCCGGCATCACCGGGTCCGCGTCCGCGACGCCCTTCTACTCCACCGTCTCCGCGGACCTCTTCGACACCGCGGGCCTCGACACGGACTACTGGTTCCGCAACCTGCGCCACACCGTCCGCTTCGACGAGACGATCCGGCGGCTCTACGCCGACGGGCACCGCTCCTTCGTGGAGATCAGCCCGCACCCGGTGCTGGTGACCGCGATCCAGGACACCCTGCGGGAGACCGCGCCCGACGACGGCGTCGGCGCCGACGCCTGGGGGACGCTGCGGCGGAACGACGGCGGCCGCAGGCGCTTCCTCGCCTCGCTCGGCCAGGCCCACGTCCGCGGCCTCGCCGTGGACTGGGACGCCGTCTTCGCCGGGCACTCCACCGGTCCCGTCGACCTGCCGACCTACCCCTTCCAGCGGCAGCGCTACTGGCTCGACGCCCCCGCCCCTGCCGGTGACGCGCCCGGCCTGGAGCCGGCCGGGCACCCGCTGCTCGCCGCGGCCCTGGACCTGGCCGACGGCGGCGGCCTGGTCCTGACCGGCCGGCTGTCGCTGCCGACCCACGAGTGGCTGGCCGACCACGCCGTGCGGGGCACGGTGCTGCTCGCGGCCACCGCCTTCGCCGACCTCGCCCTGCACGCGGCCCGGCGGGCCGGATGCGGCCAGGTGGAGGAGCTGACGCTGCACGCGCCCCTCGCGCTGGGCCCGCAGGACGCGGTGCAGATCCAGGTCACGGTCGGCGCCCCGGACGCCGACGGCCGCCGCCCGGTCGGCGTCCACGCCAGGCCGCAGGCACCCGCGGGCCAGGCCGCGGACCCCGCGGGCTGGACCTGCCACGCGGACGGCACCCTCGCCCCGGAAGCGGGCACCGGCCGCGTCCTCGACGGCAGCTGGCCGCCGCCCGGCGCGCAGGCCCTCGATGTGACCGACGCCTACGACCGGCTCGCCGCACTCGGCTACGAGTACGGCCCCGGCTTCCAGGGGCTGCGGGCCGCCTGGCGCAAGGGCGACGAGGTCTACGCGGACATCGCGCTGCCCGCCGGCCCGGACGACCCGCAGGACGCGGCCGGCGGCTTCGAGGTGCACCCCGCGCTGCTGGACGCCGCGCTGCACCCGCTGGTGCTCTTCGCCGTCGGGCACGACGAGCCCGGCATCGTCCTGCCCTACAGCTGGGGCGGCCTGACGCTGCACGCCACCGGGGCGAGCGCGCTGCGGGTGCGTATCGCCCCCGCGGGGACGGGCGGCGGCGACACCTTCGTCCTGGACGCCGCGGACCCGGACGGCGCCCCCGTGGTGAGCGTCGCCGCGCTGGCCACCCGGATCGCGGACGGCGAGCAGTTCGGCGCCGCCCGCCGCCCGTCGGGCACCCCGCTCTTCCACGTCGAGTGGTCCGAGGCACCGGCCGCCCCCGACCGGCGGGAGGAGCCGGCACTGCGCTGGTCGCTCCTCGACGGCTCCCGGACCGCGGCGCCGGCCGCCGACGTCTACGTGCTGCGCGACGCGACGCCGCAGAGCGAACCCGACCAGCCGGCCGCCACGCATCGGGCGACCGCCTCCGTACTGGCCCTGGTCCAGGCCTGGTTGGCCGACGACCGGCTCGCTGAGAGCCGCCTGGTCGTCGCCACCCGCGGCGCGGTGGCCGCCCGCGACGGCGAGGACCTCCGCGACCTGGCCGCCTCCGCCCTGTGGGGCCTGCTGCGGGTCGCCCAGACCGAACACCCGGGCCGCATCGTCCTGCTGGACACCGACCCGCGCCTGCCGGCGCCGGCCGCCGATCCGCAGCCGGCGGGCGCGGGGCCCGTCCCCGCCCCGGCCGCCGCGCGCGCCGCCGCGCCCGCGGACCCCGGCGGCGACCGCTGGTGGGAGCGTTACGCCGCCGCCCTCGCCGCCGGCGAGCCGCAACTGGCCGAGCGGGACGGGCTGCTGCTCGCGCCCCGGCTGGCCCGGGTGGCGGCGGACCTGCCGGCCGCGCCGCAGGACGGCGCCCCCTGGCGGCTGGAGCCGGCCCCCGGCGCGCGGGGCGACCTGGACGCGGTCGCGCTGGCCCGGCGCCCCGAGCTGGGGCGGCCGTTGGAGCCGGGGGAGGTGCGGGTCTCGCTGCGTGCGGCCGGGCTGAACTTCCGCGACGTCGTCGTCACCCTCGGCATGGTCGACGACGGCCGGGCGATGTGCGGCGAAGGCGCGGGCGTGGTGCTGGAGACCGGTCCCGGTGTCACCGACCTGGCGCCCGGCGACCGGGTGATGGGCCTGTTCTTCGCCGGTGTCGGCCCGGTCACCGTCACCGACCGCCGCCACCTCGCGCCGGTCCCGGCCGGCTGGAGCTTCGCCCAGGCCGCCACCGTGCCGATCGTCTTCATCACCGCCTACCACGGCCTGGCCGACCTCGCCGGTCTCAAGCCGGGTGACTCGCTGCTGCTGCACGCGGCGACCGGCGGTGTCGGCATGGCGGCGCTGCAACTGGCCGAGCACTGGGGCGCCGAGGTCTACGCGACCGCCGGCCGCCCCAAGCACGCCACCCTGCGCGCGCTCGGCATCTCCGCCGACCGGATCGCCGACTCCCGCACCCTCGCCTTCGAGGACGCCTTCCGCGCCGCCGCCCCGGGCGGCATGGACGTCGTACTGAACTCCCTGGCCGGGGACTTCACCGACGCCTCGCTGCGACTGACCGCACACGGCGGCCGGTTCATCGAGATCGGCAAGACCGACATCAGGGACGCTGACGATGTCGCCGCGGCCCATCCGGGCGTCGCCTACCGGGCGTTCGACATCCTGGACGCCGGCCCCGACCGCATCCAGCAGATCCTGGCCGACCTCGGGGCGCTGTTCGACAGCGGTGTGCTGCGCCCGCTGCCGCTGCGCTCCTGGGACGTACGCAGGACCGGCCGCGCGCTGCGGTATCTCGGCGCTGCCCGGCACACCGGCAAGGTCGTACTCAGCCTGCCCCGCGAACTCGACCCGGACGGCACCGTGCTGATCACCGGCGGCACCGGCACCCTGGGCCTGCTGCTGGCCCGGCACCTCGCGACCGACCACGGCGTACGCCGGCTGCTGCTGGTCAGCCGCCGCGGGGCCGCCGCGGAAGGGGCGGCCGGGATCACCGAGGAGCTGGCCGCGCTCGGCGCCGAGGTGTCCGTGGCGGCCTGCGACGCGGCAGACCGGGGGGAGTTGACCGCCGTCCTCGACGCGATACCGGCCGAGCACCCGCTCACCGCGGTGGTGCACGCCGCCGGAGTGCTCGACGACACGACCATCGCCTCGCTCACCCCGGGGCAGTTGGAGTCCGTGCTGCGCCCGAAGGTCGACGCCGCCTGGAATCTGCACCGCCTCACCGAAGGCCGCGACCTCGCCGCCTTCGTCCTCTTCTCCTCGATCGCGGGCGTCCTCGGCAGCCCCGGCCAGGCCAACTACGCCGCCGCCAACGCCTTCCTCGACGCCCTCGCCCACCACCGGCACGCCAACGGCCTGCCCGCGACCAGCATCGCCTGGGGCTACTGGGCCGAGGCCAGCGGCATGACCGCGCACCTCACCGGCCAGGACAGCGCCCGCATGGCCCGCGGCGGACAACTGCCGCTCGCCACCGGCCAGGCCTTCCTGCTCTTCGACGAGGCCGTCGCCCACCGGTCCGCCGCCACCGTGGCCGCCCGCTTCGACCACGCGGCTCTCGGCGTGCAGGACTCCGGCATCCCCGCGCTGCTCCGCGGCCTCGTACGCGCCCCCGTCCGGCGGGCCGCCGCCGCGCCGCGCGAGACGCCGCTGTCCCTGGCCCAGCGGCTCGCCGCCGGAGGCACCGACCCGCAGCGGGTGCTGCTGGACCTCGTACGCGCCCACGCGGCGGCGGTCCTCGGCCACGGCGACCCCGAACACATCGCCGTGGGGCGGTCGTTCAAGGAGGCCGGCTTCGACTCGCTGACCGCGGTGGAATTCCGCAACCGCATCACCGCCGCGACCGAGCTGCGGCTGCCCGCGACGCTCGTCTTCGACCACCCCACGCCAACGGCGGTCGCTGACTTCCTCCTTGACCGCCTCGCCCCTGCCGCCGCCCCGCCGCGGGCCACCCTCACCGCCGACCTGGACCGTATCGAAGCCGCGCTGGGCTCCCTCGGCGCGGACGAACCCGAGCGGGCGGCCGCCGCCGACCGGCTCCGCGAGCTGGTGGGCCGCTTCGCCGGCGACCTGCCGTGGACCGCGGCCGGCGCCGCGCACGACTACGCATCCGCCTCCGACGAAGACCTCTTCAACGCGCTCGACAGCGACCCCTTGATGCGCCAGGTGGGAAATGACTACTGA
- a CDS encoding methyltransferase domain-containing protein: MHSIVNIEQAAAWNGDEGVHWADHQADYDAVNSGFNEALFAAALVGDRDRVLDVGCGNGQVTRLAARRAEWGHAVGVDLSAPILRRARAMAVVEDVTNVEFVQGDAQVHAFPDGRFDVAVSRFGVMFFADPVAAFRNVRRALRPGGRLAFLCLQPMERNEIGSVLSSFTRRHTPAGSPVRPADLAGAFSLADPSAATALLERAGFHDVAATGVEAPQTWGRDAVSAARFLAGWGPVRAIFPAEPHSCDGAHADLYEALTAYETPAGVRLTGAAWLVTATA; the protein is encoded by the coding sequence GTGCACAGCATCGTCAACATCGAGCAGGCGGCAGCCTGGAACGGTGACGAAGGCGTCCACTGGGCGGATCACCAGGCGGACTACGACGCCGTCAACAGCGGCTTCAACGAGGCGCTGTTCGCGGCCGCCCTGGTCGGCGACCGGGACCGGGTGCTCGATGTCGGGTGCGGCAACGGGCAGGTCACCCGGCTCGCCGCCCGCCGCGCCGAGTGGGGCCACGCGGTCGGCGTCGACCTGTCGGCGCCGATACTGCGCCGCGCGCGGGCCATGGCGGTCGTCGAGGACGTCACCAACGTCGAGTTCGTGCAGGGCGACGCCCAGGTCCATGCCTTTCCCGACGGCCGCTTCGACGTCGCCGTCAGCCGCTTCGGCGTGATGTTCTTCGCCGACCCGGTCGCCGCCTTCCGCAACGTGCGCCGCGCGCTGCGGCCCGGCGGGCGGCTGGCCTTCCTGTGCCTGCAGCCCATGGAGCGCAACGAGATCGGCTCGGTCCTCAGCTCCTTCACCCGCCGCCACACGCCCGCCGGGTCCCCCGTCAGGCCCGCCGACCTGGCCGGCGCCTTCTCCCTCGCCGACCCGTCGGCGGCCACGGCGCTGCTCGAACGCGCCGGCTTCCACGACGTCGCCGCCACCGGCGTCGAGGCACCCCAGACCTGGGGCAGGGACGCGGTCTCGGCCGCCCGCTTCCTCGCCGGCTGGGGCCCGGTCCGCGCCATCTTCCCGGCCGAGCCGCACTCCTGCGACGGGGCCCATGCGGACCTCTACGAGGCCCTGACGGCGTACGAGACCCCCGCGGGTGTCCGGCTCACCGGCGCGGCCTGGCTCGTGACGGCCACCGCCTGA